A region of the Motilibacter aurantiacus genome:
GAGACCCGCCCGGCGCCGGGCGGTCACCGAGATCTGGCCCCGGCCGTGGCGTACGGCGTTGCCGGTGATCTCCGAGACCAGCAGCGCCGCGACCTCGATGACCTCCGGCGGGGTGGACCAGTCGCGCAACGTGCTGGTGAGGAAGCGACGGGCCGCGCCCGCGGACGCCGGCTCGGCGGGCAGGCGCACGCCGACGGGCGTCACGTCGGGCAGGTCGCAGCTCACGCGGTCTGGGCTACCCGGCGCTGCTCGCGCCCAACGCACCGGCTCGGGCGCCCGCTGCTGTCGACCGCGTCACACCCCCGCCCGCGGCCGTG
Encoded here:
- a CDS encoding ATP-binding protein, translated to MSCDLPDVTPVGVRLPAEPASAGAARRFLTSTLRDWSTPPEVIEVAALLVSEITGNAVRHGRGQISVTARRRAGLIRVEVNDAGRAPLPAPRRAAPEAESGRGLWLVETLATRWGSDISADSGKDVWFELDAANGSGP